Proteins encoded within one genomic window of Streptomyces taklimakanensis:
- the rsgA gene encoding ribosome small subunit-dependent GTPase A → MRRYGKHTDEDDIRVRPNRRGSRPRTSIRPKHEDAAEGFVLTVDRGRITCLVDGRTVLAMKARELGRKGVVVGDRVAVVGNLSGAKDTLARIVRVEERSSVLRRTADDSDPYERVVVANADQLAIVTALADPEPRPRLIDRCLVAAYDAGLEPLLVLTKADLAPPDPLLETYRPLGVRHVVTRRDELADGGAERVRGSLLGRVTAFVGHSGVGKTTLVNALVPQDRRRATGHVNAVTGRGRHTTTSALALPLTGETGFPPAEDEGWVIDTPGVRSFGLHHVDPSRVIHAFPDLVPGTDGCPRACSHDEPDCALDAWVAEGHADPARLYSLRRLLATRERREGD, encoded by the coding sequence ATGCGCCGCTACGGCAAGCACACCGACGAGGACGACATCAGGGTCCGCCCCAACCGCCGGGGCAGTCGGCCGCGCACCAGCATCCGGCCCAAGCACGAGGACGCCGCCGAGGGTTTCGTCCTCACCGTCGACCGGGGTCGGATCACCTGCCTGGTCGACGGCCGCACCGTCCTGGCGATGAAGGCCCGCGAGCTGGGCCGCAAGGGCGTGGTGGTCGGCGACCGGGTGGCCGTCGTGGGCAACCTCTCGGGAGCGAAGGACACGCTGGCCCGGATCGTGCGGGTGGAGGAGCGTTCCTCGGTGCTGCGGCGCACCGCCGACGACAGCGACCCCTACGAGCGGGTCGTCGTCGCCAACGCCGACCAGCTCGCCATCGTCACCGCCCTGGCCGACCCCGAGCCGCGTCCGCGGCTGATCGACCGCTGCCTGGTGGCCGCCTACGACGCCGGACTGGAACCGCTGCTGGTGCTCACCAAGGCCGACCTGGCCCCGCCCGATCCCCTGCTGGAGACGTACCGGCCGCTGGGCGTGCGCCATGTGGTGACCCGGCGCGACGAACTGGCCGACGGCGGCGCCGAACGGGTGCGGGGATCGCTGCTGGGCCGGGTCACCGCCTTCGTGGGCCACTCCGGGGTCGGCAAGACCACCCTGGTCAACGCGCTCGTCCCACAGGACCGTCGGCGGGCCACGGGCCACGTCAACGCGGTGACCGGACGCGGCCGCCACACCACCACCTCGGCCCTGGCCCTGCCGCTGACCGGGGAGACGGGCTTCCCGCCCGCCGAGGACGAGGGCTGGGTGATCGACACCCCGGGCGTGCGGTCGTTCGGTCTCCACCACGTCGACCCGTCCCGGGTGATCCACGCCTTCCCCGATCTGGTGCCGGGCACGGACGGCTGTCCGCGCGCCTGCAGCCACGACGAACCGGACTGCGCGCTGGACGCGTGGGTGGCCGAGGGCCACGCCGATCCGGCCCGGCTGTACTCCCTGCGCCGGCTGTTGGCCACCCGGGAGCGTCGGGAGGGCGACTGA